ATCGCAATTAACAATTGTAGTACATATGCATagtcatttttatgttttaatcaCATAAACACTTCCACGctataaattaaactattttaggaaacaaaaaaatggtgTAGCCCTACTGATGATTCAaatctagaaatttaatttaattttagaccaCTCTAAGTTCggcaatcaatttattttatttattcatgattTATAGCTTACGATCGCTGTGTAAAAGGTGCCTATGAGTCCGATGCTGACCATGGAGACCCAATAAGGAAAGCCGGAGACGGTGTGCAGGGCTATGGAGGGTGCGAACACCACCACTCCCAGGTAAAGCATGGACTGCATCGCAAAAGTCAGCGAGGCCAGCAGCCGGATCAAGTAGTTGTCGAATCGCAGCTCGAGATACTAAAAAACAAATCACCAAAAAATTGACGAGCTGTCATGTCATTATTGtgcaatcaaatttcaattcgtcctggtggcgtaaaaatcgcgcatgtgttcttggtgtacccgtaaaaagcgcgcacgTGTTCTTGGTGTaaccgtaaaaagcgcgcatgtattcttggtgtacccgtaaaagTTGCGCATAGCTCcaaatctcaattttacaggagagagaaaaaactgtttcccCACTACAATGCATGGAGCACATCGAAGCTGTTGCTGTATTTGAATGCTGTTATTAGATGCACAAATGGTggcttacaatttttatcaaaaattcacgAAGCAAAGCCCAAGTTCCCACTTTTCAAATAGGCTTTCTTCCGAGACCTGCatgttttaataagaaatttcatgatttttcttcaaacctAGTGCCTAATTATATACTTTCCAACATTAGCTTGTACTTTAATCATgagcgattaatttttagttttcggagattttgcatttcaaaaaaacatgacattttttaggtcaaatgtcgttgtcattaaaatagattttttaatctaaactcaaatttgagaatgaatatgtcgacatttttaatttttttcatatccattttgtagagcacaaaaatttaagttaaaaacgtaaaaatttaaaatggcattttgtatcattttttttattaaaaaatgagaacttcgaaaaaacttgtttttcaaggttagtaaaaaacgatgatcgaccaaatctcgacttctaatcatccgaatttcaaaaaccacataccgttagactcgtcttgacatccctAAGTGCAATAAAGTGGTATGAttcccaccaacccccaacccccatttaacccccttaataacgtgaaatttagcattttttcggccttttcaacaccttagcacaacgttgacgagtaattgtcttcttcaaaccaatttagttacttagttcacttcaatacgagtcaaacgatacttaatttttgaaattaggaccactacaacctgatatttgggtgacacaaagttttttattaagacgcggatgcattaaaatgctcgatgagcaccaaatctcgaactaaacacaaaaaggtggtcctatttacaaaaattaagtaccgtttgactcgtattgaagtgaactaagtaactaaattggtttgaagaagacaattacaagtcaacgtcgtgctaaggtgttgaaacggacgaataatgctaaatttcaggtaattaaggggttaaaagggggttgggggttggtgggtactatacccctttagtgcacttggggcCGTTAAAACAAGTCTAACGGTATTcggttttttcaaaatcggatgattGCAAGTCGAGATTTAATCGATCATCGATTTTTAGCAACCTcggaaaacaagatttttcgaaattttcattttttattaaaaaaatgaggaaaaacgccattccaaattttgacgtttgtagcttaattttttgtgctctacaaaatggctatgaaaaaaaaatttcaatatattattcattttaaaatttgagtttaaaatccaaaagttaatttttatgaccttgatctttgacctaccactttgaggtcaacataAAAGCTGTTTGCCATGTTGAAACGAGTTAaacgtttattaaatttttgttatagtaCACCCCTGAGCAAAAAGCTTTGAAGTATGCTCAAATAATTCCCAGATTGTGACCTTTGAACATCCGCGTCGAGTTTTTGGATTGATTATACccccaaatctcaggttcgaaccaacagaattaaaaaataaccaccgCTAAATTCcaacggtggttagttttttcaattctaatgaataaaacccgagatttggagttgcaaaactaTCTCAGTATTGTCATCATGCGCGTGTATGTGGGCATTCTGCAAGAAGtagttttcctttctttgtttCTCATCATCCTTACAAGCTGCTCTAACAGAAGTATTggtattgcattttattttactagttTTCATGTATTATACCTTTAACATACTTCATTCACATTACCAacgaaattataaacaaaatgaatattatgaGAGGTGCATGAGGTATGCATGTTTACGCGGCTGCCGGCTACTATCCTTACTTATTGGCGTTGTCACTAGATGATGTTCCTGCTGTCAGAGGAGCATAATATTTGGATGGGGCATGTAATAggcgccaaaaatttaaaatttaaaaaaaaatgtgtttggtaaCCCACTGTTACTTACGCACTTTTTCAGATGCGCAACTTTACacatgcgcgctttttacgggtacaccaaaaacacatgcgcgctttttacgggtacaccaagaaCACATGCGCGATTTTTACGGCACCAAGACGAATTAGGATTCGTTGCGGCGGACAAAAAGACGGCCGCGGGAGACGAGAAGTGTTATTATCACTTGCTCAACACGTGCAATTTCACGCCACGGCTGCGGGCAAAAGGTTTCGTCGCGGCCGCAAATGCGAATCCACGCGACTGCCGGTTCGCAGCCTTCGATTTCCGTGCATCTGGAGCGTGAATAAGTGCGAGTTACtctaaaaaagttaaatttttacgctGATCAGGCGTTGCATTTGCCTTCGAGGACTTTGTGCCGTAAATTCGTTTGTTAACTCACTTTCTCTTGAGCCTTTGCAAATGCAGAGGTTGTTGACTCGCGCTCTTAACACCTCAACAGAGCCTTGTGCAATTAATATTCTGTGTCAGCTCCGTATATGGATTAAGATTTGTTCAGGGAAATCTCACTCTAACCAGAGGAAAGAGTTTTTTACATATATCTGGAGAAAAAAGCGCAGGATTCAAacagataaaatatattctgaaatttatcagcatcaagttaaaatttttaaatgtatgcaGTTGGGAATGGAGAATTGACTACCTCGTACGCTGAAGTAAGCTTCAATCGATAAAACGTTGGTACGAAGATGTAGGCGACCAAGGGAAACGCAATAATGTTGCTGTACATCGCCTCCCACAGAGCTGATCCATGGTAACTGAATTCTGCTGGGACACCTGCAAAGGAAGACATTTTTGgacattttaaacaataaattgaaagcTTTTATTAGGCTGTATCAGTTTTAATTCGATCTGCACTGTTTAACCGTTGctaatcaatttcaaatacaaattaattttacgacaAAGGATGAACATTTTGTTACAATAAATGTTACTgcacaaatttcttttttatatttcctgaaaattaaattgaagtgTCAGTCATTTGATTCCAAACTAATtataaacataatatttttcaattaatcgtgtaaaaaaatttttttaataataattactgcagaataaatgtagaaaaatattttgatttttcctacATGCTCGATCAATGTGCTTCACGAATAGTTCAGAGCCCTTTTAAAAAACACCGGAAAATTTAGagctaaattatttctacCATTTGTTGGTCCTCTTATATAGAATACCCATTGTCAAATTATTCACGATACTTAGATAATTGCGACATACTTTCGCGATCGAATCAACAATGAAATGTATTTCAATGGCCAATAATTTCACGCCTTTACATAAGAGCGTTTAAATGCGGAggctgccgctgctttttttTGCATCATCGGCGGCACGGCGAGAGAGTTCGTCGGATTGCATGCTTTCATGAAGCAGCGTATTATTTAATCTGTTAGGTGCGCTTAGAAAGCCAAATGCACGCTCTAGGCTGCTCTCTTTGACAAACAATAAATCACGAGTGCTTCAAGCGATAATGTTGTTACACAAGACAAGTGCGCGCTCTGGTCACACGGgaatataaaatcattatttgtaaACTAATGCAGCAAATAAtgttgaaatgcaaattgtgtattgcaaatgaaaatgcaaatgatacatgtatttttcttgctaCACATTCTCAAAAAgggctgaaattattttaattcctgaaACATAAACGAATTTTAACAGCTTGGGTTTCTTTCGCAGCAGCCTTGTAATCCTTTTGCACTCACAAAGGAATTGCATACTATGTAATTAAAGGTTGAAGAATTTAAATGAGGCTCATTTTCCAccttgttaattttcatttgaataaatatggAAGGCAGCTCAGTAATTAATGTTCTTTACTGTCGGATTATTGAGCTGACACATTTTATGCATTAATGCACATAATAACTTAGTTGCTTGATATGCAAGGGCCGGTGCGAATACTCAATCGCTAATCATTGACCTGAAAACATGCAGCACTCGATATGGCAGCGTTTGCATACACGCTCATCCATTCATCGCAGTTTGTTGCGCAACAAAGCCAGATGGATGCAACTCACCTTTCATCGTGAAAGCAGATCGgcatgcatttaaattaattctgatgGTGGTTAAATCTCATATTCTATTTAAAGTTCAAACCTAAATTGGCAATGTTTTTGACGTGATagttttcagataaaattgattaatccATCGCACTTCTGATTGtatattaactattttttattttcagcttgaCTTGATTTTATGACTGCTATCGCCGCTACATGTATTCTCAAAAACATGATTACTTTTTATAGCAACACCTCCTACCTATAATCTTATGTCAAAATATCATTGATTAAATATGGCTATGCAAAATCTACTTGTGTAGATTTTGCATAAGGAGGAGTTACCTCAATTCATTttgaagaaagaaattttgtaCAATGGCGAATCCGTTATGACGATGGGGTCAGAATGTCTGTTAGTCAAGTGTTATGTAATTGTTTGACTTTGGACAAAATGCGAGTCACGCACTATTGCTAAAAGTCGGCACGTGTGCTTAATCTATGAAGCGGTATTAAAATTACCCAAGTGTTTCGCAGAATTaactaaacaaaatttcattaattatccTACACTTTTAAAACATCAAAACGTTGAcagttacaaaattaatcataaaacagtaaataaatttttgtatagtTCTTGCAGAAAACGAGAAAGGAATATGTTATTGGAGTCtgatatttgaagaaaattagtttgaaattaaaaatgaatctttGAAAATCCAAAACCTATTAAGAATATAGTCTTTTGTAgcagtttttttccaaaattagaAAGTAAagttaaacataattttgatatattaCATTAGTTTTCTTTGGTACGTTGTCACCAAATAAAgtaatgctttttattttacgaagaAAACTTagcgattttaatttgcaagatTAAATTATGGCTTTGTCGGTTGCTTAGTTTCCATTTGTTCCATTGTTTAGActcaaaccatttttaatcatataaaatagagcaatttttatatttgatttaaagcCTTAACAAAAGTTGCAGTCTAGCATTCTGCATACCGAATTGAACAACCCTGATGATCTGATAAAATTATCACGTCAGAGGAGATTGCTTTAATCCCTAAAATCCTCTATTTTATACCTCCGGTGCATCCCGACGAAAAgcaattattgcaattatgataatttttcccaTGCTTGGTTTCAAGGAAGAATACCGTCACACGTTCTGAATTTCAAGAAGGAAACTCCGCACTGGTGACATTGAATCGAGTCTGCTGACTATGAAGATAAACAGAGTTAAAAACTATTTCGCGTGCATGCAGCTGCTAGTAGATAACCTTTGATTTTCGCCTCTTGTATTGTCTCATCTCGTCATGTCTCAACGTTTGTATAATCGCCTGTTGCGGGCGCGCTCACTGTGTCCGCGGGCCATTGTCTACATTGTGTTCACGGACGCGTGCGATTTTTGTGTCGAAGAACGTCGCTGTATTATATTTGCAAAAGGCCAAAAGAGATTcgcggaattaattttataatcgGATGTGTATGTTACCTGGACgatgaaatttggaattttctaaCGAAAATTGCTCTcatcaaataaatagttttgtttggtagcaaaacattttcgctttcctaaaaaatatttgcaatttatctatcattttcttctaattatGGACTAGGATGAGTTTgtactgttaattttttgcaattatctGCTACATCCAATGAGCCCAACTGTTTCGTTTAAAGTAAAGCCCCTTGGCTCGCATTCCCAAGGCATAATTAGGAGTGTAAAAGTGGGAGGAGATAATTGAGCAGATTGGgaatctaatactggctgacCAGTGTCAGAGATGatagcaaaaagtggttagtttagtgactcgaaattctcaaatagctcaacgggatGGGAGGCTCACCGGCGCAGACTCGCCTCAAGCTGGTTTGcccacctttccagcggctttacgGATAAATGTCTTTTTTTacgatgaataaaaaatacttcagAGCAGGGAGATGAAAAGATTGCAACATTGAGCCCAAGAACTTCTGTGGCCACTCGGACCACTTGTTCCATGTTATccactcggcggtgttattgagACCTGAGACcctgtgctgagcagaggttaaaataaaagtggatATATActgaaaaattcttaaaaataatatttactttcactctaaatatgtttttaaaaattagaaatcaactacaattttcccaggttactgtttaaatttctgagaaaatcaacTCTAAAGTATGCATGCTAATCAAACGATGAGCACTGTATCAttactgattattttgtcagaGGGGGAATTTTACTACATAATTTGCACACCAACGAGATCGTAACGAGacgaataaaaatcaaacaaaataaactccATTGAtaaaaactgtctaaattttcgaaaatatttgctaaattatgaaataaaactgTTATACTCAGTACTAGTTTGATATTTGCACATTGTTgagataattattcaaactaacaatacatacatataacCAACTGTTAATGATGCGCAGGCCTCATGTGCTTCGCTTTGACTTTAATCGATATGCTGCTTGAGAGTAGGCtgcgattaaattttgaccaatGTAAAATAGAATTAGGAACATAAttatcgaaattattttttttaaatctacttTTGCGTGGTTCCAAGTCTCTTATTccttttaaaagtatttttttcagcaaagtAAAGCACAGCCAATTCGGAAGAGAATCTGATGCTTTGTATATAACAagtagaaaatcaattttttttaactttatttagtattcacttccattaaaatataaaaattttaaaaagataaagtTGGagtaaaacaatattataaagatcagaaaaattatatagaaaAACTATAAAcagattatttattcatctgtATTTACATCTACTTAGATGATTTTAACACTAATTTTCGCAAAAGAAACCAGTATAacccttaaatttaaattattaattttcatcataaaatttatccttttttacatccaacaaaaattacatacGCTTAACTTGAACTGTTAGCTGCCGCGATTACTGACCAAGGATGAGGATGGCAGAGATGTAGCTGGCGAGGAGGGAGATGGCCGTCGGCAAGAGAGGCATGCTTCGGCCGCCAACGAGGTAGTCGGCCGTCGACTTCTGCTTGCGGAAGATGGCATGATAGACGCCGATGAAGAGCGAGCCGCCCAGCAGGCCGATCAGCACGACATAGTCGACGGCGCTCATGCCCGTGGAAACGGCAACGGAGTCGTCGGCACccatgctgctgctgccgccgtccAACGCAGACTGCCACCTGACTTTTACTCGCAACCTGCTCCTCGCGAATATTATgactctcgctcgctcactcgctcgctaaGAGTACAAGTAAGAAAGAAACAGTCAATGGAGGTTAAGGCCGGTGCCGGACGCGCGCCTACCGATTGTTGACACCTGGGAACACGATGAATGATATTCACTTTTGGGTCCCTGATGCTGGTTATCAGTGGCATTGGCCGTGCTCTAAATTTGGTGCGGATTCAATGCTTTTGTGCGGCATCCATGAGGTTACGACCGGTTGCGGGGCCTTCCATATCGTTGGGCTTTATGAAATAATGCCAAGGCGATTACCCACAGTCAGGCCCTGTGACCGGAATTCAGAATTCCGGTCACAGGCCCTTGAAATTTCAACTAGCAACGGTTTTCCCAAAAGATTCCATGTTTCCAGTCCAtatttcagagaaaataatgCTGTTGTCATTTTTCAGAAATCATATATATAATACATTTTCATTGTAACAATAATGGGGTATGGAGTTGCTTGAATTTGGAATGgccaaaataaagaaaaactgaaGGCTTGCGATATATACGAAGAGCCCGAAAATAATATGCTTGATCTATAGAATATAGCGTGATGTACATCttaaatagttttgaaattttaatgcgtATCTTTGTATCTCAATGAGAGTCACATATATACGGGGGACATGGGTTTTGAAGTCAGAGTgccaataaaatgtaatttttgtatttcttcgctttttacttaatattatttcaaattgcagAGGCTGTGTTAATCCGAAATAAATATAGATagcaaacaagaaaaaaaaattaagaccaATTTCAACATTACATAATTGGGTGTTTCTAAAAACATAAAGGCCAATGTGGTGAGATACGccatattaaatataaaattgtttttttttaattaagttttaagtaTTTGCAAGTAtatataattagaaaataacaCGCTCTAGTTTGTATTATCTTCTTTGTGTATTATTTGTCTTAGTGGAAGCAGCTCATTGACCGAGATCAACTTTTTCAAAGATATcagaaaatttctttcacAAGAAATCGCTCCATTTTGTAGCGATTGAGATTGCAATTCAACTGAAAGGCCTAGGTTACACCTTTGGAAACTTGGGTGTCTGTGTGTCCATTTCCTCACAAACTGTACTCTATAAGGagtactttttttaataaaatataaatccacCGTGCAAGTCATCCCTAAAGATTTTTCATTCACAGATATATCAGGAAAAGGTTGATCGTCTCATAATCTATAAGGATGTAAAGAAGTTGGAGAAATAAGTCTgaggataattttatttcagaaataattCCATATATTTACACAGAAATAAGTTCATATCTTCTCAAATTTCtatatttacaacaaaaacAGATAAACAGCAAAAAGGCCATCCAATTCCAAGGTAATAAAATCgcttgttgaaattaaaaggacAGTAAAATTGCGATTGTTAAGAAATCGCAAGCgaaatctgtaaaaataatatataatattaaattacttgTTGAGGAATAGAATGGCACTGACAAGGTTATAAACATCAGCTGAGGAAGCTTAAACTGAGgttcaaattagaaaatgaagGGAGTCGTACTGGCTAATCATATGAACGAACGCAACTGTTAAAAATCACAATGGAAATGccattaaattacaattattcgAGTCGGCCcaggaattaaaatgaatactGTTGCTCTACGTTTACATTTACACAGTCTCCATCTTAGTTTGGAATTATTCGTTTCGTTCGGGAGAAGCCCGGCTTTTTCCATCAAAACCTACTCGTGGACGGGATTAGTTTTATTGTCTGCGTGAGGAGTTCAGTTCAGTTCACTTCACAGACGAAGTAGGTCTCGAAGGAGCACGGCGTGTCGTTCCACTTGAGCCCCTTGCCGTCCCTGTTCCACAGCTCCAGACAGTGCTCTTCCTCGCCGTTCTCGTAGCGGAAGTTGTTGGGCTCGCCTGCGTTCCAGTTGGTGAATGTCAGCGGTCGGCCAGTCGACATCCAGAAGAAGTGACCCTCCTCACCCTGGTCGGTGCCCGACGTCCAAAAGTGCTCCAAGCCAAAACCTGAGTCAGGAAGTAAATATcgttaaactattttttttgtttattaggaaatttttaaaggagcAATACTCTCTTATGGTCTCAAATAAAGAGCCtggaaattcattcaaaattggACAATACCATAAGGtatataatattcaattcTCTCCGAATCGCGCAAAACTAGAATTCCCTCCCGTCTGCAGTTAAATTGTGTCCAAGTTTCCCttgaaatattgcaaaatgtaTGTGATTTCAAAGTTGTGTGTGTTGTAGTATAGACTGAAGTGTAGCTAGAGATTAGAGAAGTGGTAAATTTTGCCCCTTTTTTACTCTCGAGTTTCAGCGGGTTGTTCGCTAGCACCTACAAATGCCTACTTTATAATTTCTGATTAATGAGATTTacattctttttaaaaatatttatcaatgtGCATGAAATTGTAAGACAAAATTTGGGATGCCATTGAGGCAaagaaattgtcaaaattgtgataaattgttggtttggaaaaataaaccaaacttaattgaatcaaattttcataaatgctTATGCTTACGGGAGTGGActgtgcaaatttatttgtaaaatgaatgaaatcatCATTTCCTAAtacgataaatttaaaacgccaaaccttttgaaaaatattagctGTATAATATGCTGAGCCCTCTGTGAATATACACATACATGTTTAAACTTATTTATCTGGACTCTTCCATATTAAATAACAACTATAGGAGAAATTTTAGATGACACACACAATTAACAATTCAATGGAAACGCTACTCGCATGAATAACAGATCGTTTTTACAACAAGATCTTGAAACTGCAAGTACATGCGGACATATAGCTCCTTTTCCGATGTATTAaagaacattaaatatttataatttatttattcccgTGCAGTTGTGCTTTTAAAAAGAGTTGCGGTTTGTTATGAAATTTATGGATGTTAATTTTCGGGGATGACAGCAAGCAGTACCTGAGTCTCTGATGTGCTTTTCCAACTGGTCATTCTCCTGCTGGCTGGAAATGGAGGCCAAATGCATGCCGTGATACCTGCAGTACTGGGCCGATTTGTACCAGTTGGCCTTGCGAGAGGGACAGAAGAACCAAGAACCGTTTTTACAACATGCCATGGTGCGAGACAGTTACAGTAAAGGGGGTAAAAAGGGGCATTATTCGCGAGGAAGAAGAAACCACCGAGAGTTAGTCTTTGGCTGGCAACCTGACCGGCCCACGAACCTTGAGAGGCAATCGTCTCCTGCAGGAATTTGTTCTCCTCCTCGTTGTCGATGGAGGCGAGTTGCATGCCGTGGTAGCGGCAGTAGCGGTTCGCTTTGTACCAATTGGCCTAAAGTGCGTTAAAATTGCAGAACAATGCCCACTTTTGTTCACAATGAATCGAGCCTTTTGAATCGTGCAAAGCGTCTCGATCGAAACCAACAGATATGCAACCTGTTGAGCTTCAGTGATCTGCATGTTGCATATACTGACTTTCGCAGGCGCTTTGCCAAATCAAGGCCGTAAATGAAGCATGAgcagatttttcttaaaatagtCTCAATCAACTGAACTCCCCAAAAAACGTCCAGTTATCTGTGCAAGGTACGAATATGaactacttttttaatttttaaactaaaaatttatactgCAAGAAGGGGATTTATGGAATACTTGACCAAcatcaaaaatttgttcaagaTAATCACAGATTCAAGATAATAGGAAAATGAATATCTGGATGCagcgataaatatttttcaagatttgaaagtgtttttaaaatatgaatggaacaatttctgattttatttaactagatcatatttttctgtcgagcatccatttaaaatattgataaaatattaaaataaaaataaaataacaattattgctGGCCGTAATtctggaaaatggaaaattaaatgaatggaTTAGATTAAACTTGCTTTAGGCCAAGCAAAAGCTTTTGACCAgacaaaggaaaattaaaaaaatgaacaaaatcatgaaaaataaatatgtttcttTTAGGACcacaaaaaggattttttcagatagtacaataattttaaatttaaattaaattaaaaatacgactGCGTCCATccaatttaatgcaaatatcCTGCTCATGCCTCTTGGCAAACCACAAATATCAGGAGCAAGAGTTAAAACTACTCTGGCTTGCAATGTTTAATACCTTGAAGAAAATACCAAGGTAGTATCTCTTTTCGCCAAGTTTCAGCAGCGGCATCGTCCACCTGTTGATGGTGTTTGACCCCAAACTGTCGTCCACGCAGTTGGAGCAGTCGTTCCCTGAAACAACGCGGAACAAACTTTCAGCTTGCGAAGGCGGtggatttgcaatttaaattactctCTGAAATAAGTGTAGCACACCGTGACTTGCTTgtcaagacaaaaaaaattgaaaagcaaattcaGAGCACCAATGTATTTTGTCTGTTTATTCAATATTGCTGAGCGACACACATTATACATAAAGTATATTATTAAAGTTGCGAAATTCAGACTTCCTGTTTGTATTTCGGGCTATTGAGATGATaggattgaatttttaacgagATGAAATTTGGCCACTGGCGCTGAAAAACGTCGTTTTGACAGCTTTCGCGTCATGGCTGCAGCCAGAGGCCAGCCGGTCATTTGACAATACGGGTTCCTCTGTTGTAATCACCCATGACACACAACATCgctattgatttttgtttaaacctTGAGTTAAAAACGAAATGAATTATGTTTGTTTCTGGTCCTCATTTAGATTTGAATTtgaccttttttcaatttataccTTCAATCAAAGAggtcaatattttgttaaaaaggcTGCAAAATATTCCCTTTGCTCccaaaaaa
The nucleotide sequence above comes from Cloeon dipterum chromosome X, ieCloDipt1.1, whole genome shotgun sequence. Encoded proteins:
- the LOC135945982 gene encoding mannose-binding protein C-like isoform X2 — its product is MTMSPVSVLLLAVGLCALVPISEQQTSLNRNSKEITRTEVARQNRITQQILAQYLQKKLFPHLTPVTTEAPPVAGNSAEQDTGEALDSDESEQISSHVSYDDEEGNDCSNCVDDSLGSNTINRWTMPLLKLGEKRYYLGIFFKANWYKANRYCRYHGMQLASIDNEEENKFLQETIASQGFGLEHFWTSGTDQGEEGHFFWMSTGRPLTFTNWNAGEPNNFRYENGEEEHCLELWNRDGKGLKWNDTPCSFETYFVCEVN
- the LOC135945982 gene encoding mannose-binding protein C-like isoform X1, giving the protein MTMSPVSVLLLAVGLCALVPISEQQTSLNRNSKEITRTEVARQNRITQQILAQYLQKKLFPHLTPVTTEAPPVAGNSAEQDTGEALDSDESEQISSHVSYDDEEGNDCSNCVDDSLGSNTINRWTMPLLKLGEKRYYLGIFFKANWYKSAQYCRYHGMHLASISSQQENDQLEKHIRDSGFGLEHFWTSGTDQGEEGHFFWMSTGRPLTFTNWNAGEPNNFRYENGEEEHCLELWNRDGKGLKWNDTPCSFETYFVCEVN